The following nucleotide sequence is from Patescibacteria group bacterium.
AAGGGTCTTTTAGCCCAAGCATTCTGCCATCGTTCTTATTTAAATGAAAATCCTGATTTTGGCACAGGCCACAATGAACGGCTTGAATTTTTAGGGGATGCGGTTCTGGAATTGGCAGTGAGCGAGCGGATTTTTCTGGATTATCCAAACGAAGGAGAGGGAGTTCTAACGAGTTGGAGAGCAGCTTTAGTCAACAGTAAGTCATTATCTAAATTAGCCAGAGAGCTTGATTTCAATGATTTTCTCTTGTTGTCAAAAGGGGAACGAAAAGAAAGGGGCAGGGCAAGACAGGAGATATTGGCAAACACTTTTGAGGCGTTTACAGGCGCCTTGTATCTTGACCAGGGCTATAAAATATGTAAGAACTTTATAGAGGAACATTTGATAGTTAAATTGCCTTCAATCTTGGCCAACCATGAATTTGTTGACCATAAGAGTCGATTTCAGGAGATGGCCCAAGAAAAAGAAAAGATAACGCCCCATTATGAGGTTTTGAAAGAATGGGGGCCGGATCACTCTAAAAATTTTATTGCTGGCATTTTTCTGGGAGAAAAATTGATAGCCCAAGGAGAAGGTATGTCAAAACAAGAA
It contains:
- the rnc gene encoding ribonuclease III — encoded protein: MEKFSELEKKLNISFKDKGLLAQAFCHRSYLNENPDFGTGHNERLEFLGDAVLELAVSERIFLDYPNEGEGVLTSWRAALVNSKSLSKLARELDFNDFLLLSKGERKERGRARQEILANTFEAFTGALYLDQGYKICKNFIEEHLIVKLPSILANHEFVDHKSRFQEMAQEKEKITPHYEVLKEWGPDHSKNFIAGIFLGEKLIAQGEGMSKQEAEENAASEGLKVKKWGKH